One genomic region from Deltaproteobacteria bacterium encodes:
- a CDS encoding RDD family protein → MTEASVPADWQTRSLALLINLILFITLFYGLGATYHFWGVFLSMIYIVFRDGIFSGQSIGKKVMGIRVVHMDGRSISFVDSSFRNVLFLIPYALPLALVVETAAMFRSPDRLRLGDRIAKTRVIRKEAVPALA, encoded by the coding sequence ATGACGGAAGCATCCGTTCCGGCGGATTGGCAGACCCGGTCCCTGGCGCTCCTGATCAACTTGATCCTTTTCATCACTTTATTCTACGGTCTCGGCGCCACTTACCATTTTTGGGGAGTTTTCCTTTCGATGATCTACATCGTTTTCCGGGACGGCATATTTTCCGGCCAGAGCATCGGGAAAAAAGTCATGGGAATACGCGTCGTCCACATGGACGGGCGGTCCATTTCCTTCGTGGATTCGTCGTTCCGGAACGTCCTGTTTCTCATCCCCTACGCGCTCCCGCTGGCGCTTGTCGTCGAAACCGCCGCGATGTTCCGCTCCCCTGACCGGCTGCGCCTCGGTGACAGGATCGCGAAGACACGCGTCATCCGCAAGGAAGCGGTGCCTGCGCTGGCTTAG
- a CDS encoding diguanylate cyclase: protein MRIRWKAPFAGVVLGIVACTAAALGIYSGWGAAWGSFALPAVAGELLAAAGLFLFLDRRIFRPAERWGKQASAPEGTSFSSDAGLLAPLAAAVAVRGERTKAELEVEIRKREEKLRQIESLRRDLEETKVHLQAKIQDLRTIYEVSTAIAGTLDPDEIFRILPERVMGTLGLNDFAILMYDPDQRMLICRAGAEMSAGLAGEFRIPPGEGVSGRVFETGEPVYIPDVRSSPEFRYYNGARMDVRSFMCVPLMSRGKAIGVLNVNHSEPNAFDAESLATMRVLASYIAIAIENANLFRFVKALAEKDSLTLLYNHGAFHEKLGIELERAARYGRPLSVLMLDLDDFKGVNDTYGHILGDRILLMTAGVLCAHLRKSDIPSRYGGDEFAIILPETDLGAASSIAARIAAGISEVRMDTGKDEEISFTASIGYASCLPDSRDRENILNVADRLMYESKRRGRGGVLGELL from the coding sequence GTGAGGATACGCTGGAAAGCTCCGTTCGCAGGCGTGGTGCTCGGCATCGTAGCCTGCACCGCGGCGGCCTTGGGTATTTACTCCGGTTGGGGGGCGGCGTGGGGGTCCTTCGCCTTGCCCGCCGTCGCGGGGGAACTGCTGGCGGCCGCCGGTCTGTTCTTATTTCTCGATCGGCGGATTTTCCGGCCCGCGGAGCGTTGGGGCAAGCAAGCGTCCGCCCCGGAGGGGACTTCCTTTTCTTCCGATGCAGGCCTGCTCGCGCCTCTGGCCGCCGCCGTCGCCGTAAGGGGCGAACGGACCAAGGCGGAACTCGAAGTGGAAATCCGGAAGCGTGAAGAGAAACTGCGCCAGATCGAGTCGCTGAGGCGCGATCTGGAGGAAACGAAAGTCCATCTCCAGGCGAAAATCCAGGACCTCCGCACCATTTACGAGGTTTCCACCGCCATCGCCGGGACGCTGGACCCGGACGAGATTTTCCGCATTCTCCCGGAGCGGGTCATGGGGACCCTCGGGCTGAACGATTTCGCCATCCTCATGTACGACCCGGACCAGCGCATGTTGATATGTCGAGCCGGCGCGGAAATGTCGGCCGGCCTCGCGGGGGAGTTCAGGATCCCCCCCGGCGAAGGCGTGTCGGGCAGGGTGTTCGAGACGGGGGAGCCTGTCTATATCCCCGATGTGCGGTCCTCACCCGAATTCCGTTATTACAACGGGGCGCGGATGGACGTGCGCTCGTTCATGTGCGTGCCTCTCATGTCCCGGGGGAAGGCGATCGGAGTGCTGAACGTCAACCATTCCGAGCCGAACGCGTTCGACGCGGAATCGCTCGCAACCATGCGTGTGCTGGCTTCCTATATCGCAATTGCCATAGAAAACGCGAACCTGTTCAGATTCGTCAAGGCCCTTGCGGAGAAGGATTCACTGACGCTGCTTTACAACCACGGCGCGTTCCACGAGAAGCTCGGCATAGAACTGGAGAGAGCGGCCCGGTACGGGCGCCCTCTCTCGGTCCTCATGCTGGATCTGGACGATTTCAAGGGAGTCAACGACACTTATGGGCATATTCTGGGGGACCGCATCCTCCTTATGACCGCGGGTGTGCTTTGCGCGCACCTGCGAAAAAGCGATATCCCCTCGCGGTACGGCGGGGACGAGTTCGCCATTATCCTGCCCGAAACCGATCTCGGGGCGGCCTCTTCCATCGCGGCGCGCATCGCCGCGGGGATCTCGGAGGTCCGCATGGACACGGGGAAGGACGAGGAAATCTCCTTCACCGCCAGCATAGGTTACGCATCCTGCCTTCCGGACTCGCGGGACAGGGAAAACATCTTGAATGTCGCAGACCGGTTGATGTACGAATCGAAACGCAGGGGACGCGGAGGTGTGCTGGGCGAGCTGCTGTAA